A stretch of DNA from candidate division WOR-3 bacterium:
AATTCCCACAATCTATATCCTATAGAATAACCAACCAAACCACCTGTGACAGAGCAGATTGAACATAAAAAGGCAAAAAAAAGGGCTTTTTTTCTATTCCCCAAGCACAAAGCCATAAGGAGAGGATCTGGTGGAACAGGGAAAAATATGGCTTCTATTGATGAAAAGAAGCATAAAGCAATAGGGCCACTTTTTCTATCTGCCCAGCTTAATACCCAGTTATATAATTTTTTAAGTATTTTAAACATTTTAAAAATGGAATTATAACTTATGTAGTGAATTTTTTTAAAATAAAAGTTATAATATTTTCTTAATGAAAAGTGAATTTATAAAGGTTTACGGTGCTCGGGAACATAATCTAAAAAACATTAATGTGTTTATTCCCAAAAATAAACTTGTTGTAATTACAGGGATTTCAGGATCCGGAAAATCCTCCCTTGCCTTTGATACATTGTATGCAGAAGGTCAGAGAAGATACCTTGAATCCTTATCCTCTTATGCAAGACAGTTTATAGGTAAGATTGAAAAACCAGATGTGGATCTTATAGAGGGCCTCTCACCAGCAATTGCAATAGAGCAAAGAAAGGTTCAAAAGAATCCAAGATCAACTGTAGCCACAGTTACAGAGATATACGATTATCTGAGACTTTTATTTGCAAGGATAGGAGTTCCTTATTGTCCTGAATGTGGAATAAAACTTTCAAAAAGCACAGTTGATGAAATAGTTGATGTTATATTAAAAAGAAAAAATCATAAGGTAATCATACTTGGTCCTCTTGTTAAGGGAAGAAAAGGTGAGTATAAAAATTTGTTTGAGAGATTAAGAAAACAGGGTTGGTCAAGGGTCAGGGTAAATGGTTCTATATACGAATTAAATGAAGTTCCAGAACTTGATAAAAACAAAAAACATAACATTGAACTTATTATCGACAGATTAATTATTAAAGAAGATGCAAGACCAAGAATTGCAGAATCTATAGAGAATGCTTTCAAATACGGTGAAGGAAGGGTAATTGTATATTATTTAGATGATGAAAAAGAAGAAATATTTTCAGAGTCACTCAAATGTCCTAAATGTGATTATTCTCTTCCAGAACTTGAACCAAGATTGTTTTCCTTCAATTCTCCCTATGGAGCCTGTAAGGAGTGTCATGGACTTGGTTTTAAAAGTGAGATAGATTCTGAACTTATAATAAATCCCCATATTTCAATACTTGAAGGTGCGATAAGACCAATAGGTGAACCCTACGGTTCTCTTTATTATAAACTTTCTAATCTTGCCAGAAGATTTAGAACTTCTCTTGATAAACCATGGAAAGATTTACCAGAAGATTTTAAGAAAAGAGTTCTTTTTGGTGATGAAGATTACTATGATTTTGAAGGCATAATTCCCTTTCTTTTAAGGAAATACGAAGAAACAGAATCTGGTTATGTTTTAGAGGAAATTGAAAAGTATATTGTCAAAAAAATATGCCCTGAGTGTAAGGGAGCAAGGTTAAATAAAAGTGCACTTTCTGTAAAAATTAAGGATAAGAATATTTACGATTTAACTAAAAGTGATGTAAAAAGTGCAAAGGAATTTTTTGAGAACTTAGATTTAAGTGAAAGAGAAAGATTGATTGCAGAAAGGATAATAAAGGAAATATATGCAAGGTTATGTTTTCTTGATGATGTTGGACTTTACTATCTTACCCTTGATAGAACAATGGAGACTCTCTCAGGAGGAGAAGAGCAGAGGGTAAGACTTGCTACCCAGATAGGAAGTGGTTTAACAGGTGTTTTATATGTGCTTGATGAACCTTCTATAGGTCTTCACCCAAGGGATAATGAAAAACTTCTAAATACCCTTTTAAAGTTAAGGGATTTAGGTAATACAGTTTTAGTTGTAGAACATGATGAACTCACTATAAAACTTGCTGATTATATAATTGATCTTGGTCCTGGAGCAGGTGAGGATGGGGGTTATGTAGTTGCTCAGGGTAGAGTTGAAGATGTAATGAATTCTCCTGATTCAGTTACTGGAAAATATTTAAAGGGAGAGTTAAAGATAGAAATTCCTGAAAAAAGAAGAGAACCAGGTGATAATTGGTTAATTCTTGAAGGAGCAAGGGGATTTAATTTAAAAAATATCACTTTAAAGATACCTCTTGGACTTTTTGTATGTATAACTGGGGTATCAGGTTCAGGAAAAAGTACGCTTATTATTGAAACTCTTTATAAGGCACTTAGAAGAATGCTCTATAACTCACCTGAAATTCCTGCACCCTATGATTCAATAAAAGGAATAAGAAACATTGATAAGGTTATAAACATTGATCAATCACCCATAGGTAGGACTCCAAGATCAAATCCAGCAACCTATACAGGTCTTTTTACACCAATAAGAGAACTTTTTGCCTCTCTTCCTGAAAGTAAAATGAGAGGATATAAACCGGGTAGATTTTCTTTCAATGTTAAAGGCGGAAGATGCGAAGCCTGTGAAGGACAGGGTTACAATATTATTGATATGCTTTTTTTACCCAGTGTGCATGTTCCCTGTGAAGTTTGTAAAGGAAAAAGATACAATAGAGAAACTCTTGAAATAAGGTATAAAGGGAAAAATATAGCAGAAGTTCTTGATATGTCTGTTAAAGAAGCTTACGAATTTTTTGAAAATATTCCCCAGATCAAAAGAAAACTGGAACTTTTAATGAATGTTGGACTTTCCTATATTAAACTTGGACAACCTGCAACAACTCTTTCAGGAGGGGAGGCTCAGAGAATAAAACTTGCAAAAGAATTATCAAAGGTAGCTACTGGAAAAACTCTTTACATTCTTGATGAACCAACAACCGGACTCCACCTTGATGATATAAAAAAACTTCTCAATGTTTTACAGCTACTTGTTGATAAAGGTAACACTGTAATAGTAATTGAACACCAACTTGATATTATAAAATCAGCTGATTGGATAATTGACCTTGGACCAGAAGGAGGGGATAAAGGCGGCTACATTGTAGTAGAAGGTCCACCCGAAAAAGTCGCAATGTGCGAGGAATCTCACACAGGTAAATTTTTAAGAAAAATTCTAAAAATTGAAGAAAAAGTAAAATTATGAAGAAAATTTATAATTTTATTGGAAGAGAAGAACTTTTAAAAATTGTAAAAAATGCATTAAAGGAGGATATAGGAAAAGGAGATATTACAAGTAAATTAATTTTTAAAAATAATGAAAAGGCAAGATTTTATTTGATCTCAAAAAATAAAGGAATACTCTGTGGCACAGAAATTTTTAATCTTGTTTTTAAAGTTTTAAATAAAAATATAAAAATTGAATGGTTTAAAAATGAGGGTGAATTTATAAAAAAGATGGAGAAAGTTGCTAAGTTAGAGGGAGAAATAAAATCAATATTAAAAGGAGAAAGGGTTGCTTTGAATTTTATTTCTCATCTTTCAGGAATTTCAACACAGGTTTATAATTTAAAAAAGATAGGGGGAGATTTAATAATCAGGGATACAAGAAAAACAATTCCGCTTTTAAGAAAACTTCAAAAATATGCAGTTTATGTTGGAGGAGGTGAAAATCACAGAATGACCCTTTCAGATGGCATTATGATAAAGGATAATCATAAAAAATTAAAAGGCTTAAAAGAAATTTTAGAAATTGTAAAAGAAAAAAAACTTGAAAAAAATACAATTTTAGAAGTAGAAAATATAAAAGAATTAAAACTCGCCCTTCAATACGGAATAAAATACATCATCCTTGATAATATGAAAATTAAAGAGATAAAAGAAGCCCTTAAATTAAAAGATAATAATACCTTTCTTGAAGCAAGCGGTAATATAAATTTTAAAAATATTGAAAAATTTAAAAACCTTGGAATAGATGCAGTTTCTTGTGGTTTTTTAACCCATTCTGTTAAAAGTTTTGATTTTTCTCTTGAAGCAGAGGAGGTTATAAATGGATAAAGAAACAAAGGAAAAAATTGAAAGGATACTTGAGTTAAAGGAGAAAAAGAATGTTTTGATTCTTGCTCATAATTATCAAATTCCTGAAATTCAGGATATTGCTGATTTTGTTGGAGATTCTTTAGGACTTTCTCAAAGGGCAAAGGAAGCTGATAAACCCTTAATAGTTTTCTGTGGTGTTCTTTTTATGGCAGAAACAGCCAAAATTTTGAATCCTGACAAAAAGGTTCTTATTCCGGATTTAGAGGCAGGTTGCTCACTTGTTAATAGTATAACACTGGAGGAATTAAAAAAATGGAAGGAAAAACATAAAGATGCTGTGGTTGTTGGTTATATAAACACTTCTGCGGAGGTTAAGGCAGAGTGCGATTATATATGTACTTCAAGTAATGCAGTAAAAGTTATTGAGGCAATTCCAGAGGATAAAGAAATTCTCTTTTTGCCTGATATGTTTCTTGGTTTTTATATTCAATCAAAAACTAAAAGAAAAAATATTCATATATGGCCTGGAGAATGTCATGTTCATGCAGCAATTAGGCTTGAGGATATAAAAAAAGCCCATTCTGAACACAAGAATGCGGAACTTTTAATACACCCCGAATGTGGATGTTCAACTTCCTGTATGTTTCTTGTTCAAGACGGAACAATAAAAGGTGAAATTTTATCAACAAGTGGAATGATAAAATATGCAAAAAATTCTAATTCTCAAGAGTTTGTTGTTGCAACAGAAATAGGAATTTTGCACCCTTTAAGAAAATCATTGCCCAATAAAAGTTTTTATCCTGTAAGTGAGAATGCAATTTGTGAATATATGAAAAAAATTACAGTTGATAAATTATTAAAGAGTCTTGAAGAGGAAATATATGAAGTTATTGTTCCAGAAGAAATTATGGAGAAGGCACGAAAGGGTATCGAGAGAATGCTTTCAATATGTTAAAAACTTAAAATTAAAGTTCTCCTACTTTTTTCAAAAATTTTTCTAATTCACTTAAGGAAACCGGTTTTTCAATAAAATTGAAATTTTTTCCTTCTACCAGACTTCTGTTACCAGTTATAAAATAAGTCCTCTTTTCAAGTCCTGGAAAATTTTCTTTTATATAATCATAGATTTCAAGTCCACTTATATCTGGCATTGTTATATCAAGTAAAATGAAATCAGGAGTTTTTTTCTTTAAAGAATTTTCAAAATCTTTAAAATTTCTGAAACTGTAAACCTTAAAATTTAATTTTTCAAGCATCTTTGATATTACAAAAGAAACCAATTCGTCATCATCAAGGTAAAAAACATTTTTCATAAATAAATTTTAAAAAAATTAAATTTGAAAATCAAAAATTTTTGATTTTTTTGTGTAAATAAATAGAACACCCCCCTAATCTAAATTTGGGGGTGTTCTAAATTTTTATTAATTAATTTTTTATTAGAAAGAAGGAGGAAGAGGATCTGGTGGGAGGATTGGTCCTTTTTTCATTTTATAACCTCCTTATTTAAATATGGATTTGAACCAATTTTTAATTTGAAAAATTTGTTCCAGATTTAATAAACAAAAAAATTAACTGAATAACAAAAAGATATTAAATTTTTAGAATTTTGTAAGATTTGAGTTTCTGTATTAGATTTTGTCTTGATATTTTTAAAATTTTTGCTGCTTTTGATTTATTCCAGTTTGTTGATTTTAAAACTTCAATAATATAGTTCCTTTCCATTTCTTCAAGGGATAAAAATTTTTTCTCGGTTTTATATTTTCTAATCTCTTCTTTTAAATTTGAGGGGGTTATTATATTTTCTTCTTTCAAATTTAAAACAGCGCTTTCAAGAGTATATTTTAACTCCCTTACATTACCAGGCCATTCGTAGTTATAAATACAATCCCATGCTTCCTTACTTAATTTTATTTTCCTTTTTATTTTTAATCTGTCTTTTATTTCTTCAAGAAAGTGGTTAACAAGATAAGGTAGATCATCTTTTCTTTCTCTTAAAGGTGAAATATAAAGGGAGTATCCTTTAAGTCTATAATAGAGGTCTTTTCTTATCTCTCCCCTTTCGACCTTTTCTTCAATTTCAGGAAGACTTGTTGCTATAACCATTACATCAATATCCTTTTCAACAGGGGAACCAAGGGGTCTTATCTTACCAGTATCAAGAAATCTGAGTAATTTATCCTGAAGGGAAAGGGGTATTGATTCAATATTTTCAAGAACAATTGTTCCACCATTTGCCTTTTCAATAAGTCCAATTTTATCTTCAAAGGCACCTGTAAAAGCTCCCCTTTTGTATCCAAAAAGTTCGCTTTCTGCTAGTGTTTCAGGAACTTCATTAAAGGAAAAGAAGATAATTGGCCTATTCTTTCTTATACTTATTTTGTGTATTGTTTCAGCAATTAAGGTTTTGCCTGTTCCTGTTTCTCCAATAAGAAGAATGGGAATGGGTTTTTCAAGGTCTTTTATTTTCTCTATAAAATCATTTATCCTTTCTAAAAACTTTCTTGAACCAACTATTTCTCCAAGTTTTTCAATTTTTCTTATTTTTTCCTCAAGGGTAATTTTTTCTTCCTCAATTTTTTCAATAAACTTATTTCTAATATAGGATATTGAGAAAATTTCAGTTAAAATATTTAAAATTTCAAAATCATCGGATGTAAATTCCCTTTTTGTTTTTGAATCAAGGTAAATGGCTCCAAGTAGTTTATCTTCATAGAAAAATGGAATACAGAATATTGACCTTATCCTGTATTTTTGAACACTTTCTTTTGTTTTAAAACTATCGTCCATTAAAGTATCAGGAACATAAAAATGAATTCCCTTTTTAGTCGTATTAAGAACAGAACTCAGTGATATATCAATTATATCCCTTCCTATGTCCTTTTTATAAAGTCCATAAGAAACTTTAATTTCAAGATGTTTATCCTCACCTTCACTTTTCATAAATATCATTCCCCTTTCCATTTCAGTTGCCTTAACAATGATTTCTATTGTTTTTTTCAAAAATTCTTCTTCCTTGTTATAGTTTAAGGAGTATAAAAGATAATTTCTAAAAATTTTCCACTTTTTGTCCTCAATTATTTTCCCAAAAGAAACATAAGAAAGTAATTCTTCTCTTATAAGTGAAAGTTCCTTTCTCAAAAATTCTTCTTCCTGTGTTTCATAAAGTTTTGTGATAAAGTTTTGAAGTTTGGGAATAAAACCCAGTTTTGTTATTTCACTTTTCTCAAAAACAATAAAAAAGAGTTTAAAAAATATTATAAAATCCTTTATAAATCTCTCATTATTTAAAAAATTTTTAGATTTTTTTAAAAATGTTTCAAGGTATTCAAAGGCTTCAATTTTTTTATTCTCCTTTATACTTTCTAAAAAATAAAATAAATTTTTAAAACAATCTGTATAATCTGAGGAAAATGTAATATTCTCATATTCTTTTTTAATTTCTTTCAATTTTTCTTTATTTTTTATATTTAAAAGATATTCAAATAAAATTAAAACTTTTATTCTCTCAAAGTTTTCAGTTTTTCTCTCATATTCCATAAGTTCTTTTTCTATTCTTTTAAATTCTTCTAAATTCCTATTAAGAGCCAGAAATAAAAGATATTCTTCCATAAATTTTTTTCTGTATAAAAAATTTGAAACTCTATTTAGGTTTTCCATCATCTTTTTTAAAAAAATATCAAATTTTTTATTTTCTGAAATTCTTAAATATTTTAAATATTCAACAAGTGTATCTATTAATTTTGTATAAATCCTATATTTTTCAGATAATTCAATAGCTCTCTCATAATACTGGGAAGGGTCTTCTTTTATAAGTCTCCTGTAATCAGCTTCCACACTTAAAATATAAGGTTCAAAAATCGGAAGGTTTAAACTTTTATTAATTATATCTAACTTTTTTTTAATATTTGTGAGAAAGTTTAAATTTTTTTTATCTTTGTAATATCTAAATTTAATGAATTCAAAATAAAGTAAAATATAGGGGAAAATTCTCGCAGCCTTATAAAAGCTTTCAAATCTCTCCTGAATATACT
This window harbors:
- the uvrA gene encoding excinuclease ABC subunit UvrA — translated: MKSEFIKVYGAREHNLKNINVFIPKNKLVVITGISGSGKSSLAFDTLYAEGQRRYLESLSSYARQFIGKIEKPDVDLIEGLSPAIAIEQRKVQKNPRSTVATVTEIYDYLRLLFARIGVPYCPECGIKLSKSTVDEIVDVILKRKNHKVIILGPLVKGRKGEYKNLFERLRKQGWSRVRVNGSIYELNEVPELDKNKKHNIELIIDRLIIKEDARPRIAESIENAFKYGEGRVIVYYLDDEKEEIFSESLKCPKCDYSLPELEPRLFSFNSPYGACKECHGLGFKSEIDSELIINPHISILEGAIRPIGEPYGSLYYKLSNLARRFRTSLDKPWKDLPEDFKKRVLFGDEDYYDFEGIIPFLLRKYEETESGYVLEEIEKYIVKKICPECKGARLNKSALSVKIKDKNIYDLTKSDVKSAKEFFENLDLSERERLIAERIIKEIYARLCFLDDVGLYYLTLDRTMETLSGGEEQRVRLATQIGSGLTGVLYVLDEPSIGLHPRDNEKLLNTLLKLRDLGNTVLVVEHDELTIKLADYIIDLGPGAGEDGGYVVAQGRVEDVMNSPDSVTGKYLKGELKIEIPEKRREPGDNWLILEGARGFNLKNITLKIPLGLFVCITGVSGSGKSTLIIETLYKALRRMLYNSPEIPAPYDSIKGIRNIDKVINIDQSPIGRTPRSNPATYTGLFTPIRELFASLPESKMRGYKPGRFSFNVKGGRCEACEGQGYNIIDMLFLPSVHVPCEVCKGKRYNRETLEIRYKGKNIAEVLDMSVKEAYEFFENIPQIKRKLELLMNVGLSYIKLGQPATTLSGGEAQRIKLAKELSKVATGKTLYILDEPTTGLHLDDIKKLLNVLQLLVDKGNTVIVIEHQLDIIKSADWIIDLGPEGGDKGGYIVVEGPPEKVAMCEESHTGKFLRKILKIEEKVKL
- the nadC gene encoding carboxylating nicotinate-nucleotide diphosphorylase, which produces MKKIYNFIGREELLKIVKNALKEDIGKGDITSKLIFKNNEKARFYLISKNKGILCGTEIFNLVFKVLNKNIKIEWFKNEGEFIKKMEKVAKLEGEIKSILKGERVALNFISHLSGISTQVYNLKKIGGDLIIRDTRKTIPLLRKLQKYAVYVGGGENHRMTLSDGIMIKDNHKKLKGLKEILEIVKEKKLEKNTILEVENIKELKLALQYGIKYIILDNMKIKEIKEALKLKDNNTFLEASGNINFKNIEKFKNLGIDAVSCGFLTHSVKSFDFSLEAEEVING
- the nadA gene encoding quinolinate synthase NadA, translated to MDKETKEKIERILELKEKKNVLILAHNYQIPEIQDIADFVGDSLGLSQRAKEADKPLIVFCGVLFMAETAKILNPDKKVLIPDLEAGCSLVNSITLEELKKWKEKHKDAVVVGYINTSAEVKAECDYICTSSNAVKVIEAIPEDKEILFLPDMFLGFYIQSKTKRKNIHIWPGECHVHAAIRLEDIKKAHSEHKNAELLIHPECGCSTSCMFLVQDGTIKGEILSTSGMIKYAKNSNSQEFVVATEIGILHPLRKSLPNKSFYPVSENAICEYMKKITVDKLLKSLEEEIYEVIVPEEIMEKARKGIERMLSIC
- a CDS encoding response regulator; the encoded protein is MKNVFYLDDDELVSFVISKMLEKLNFKVYSFRNFKDFENSLKKKTPDFILLDITMPDISGLEIYDYIKENFPGLEKRTYFITGNRSLVEGKNFNFIEKPVSLSELEKFLKKVGEL
- a CDS encoding sigma 54-interacting transcriptional regulator → MNKLSKNLKSKVWSYEIDGIIKRIKVLYETEKTKVYLGEEPGGKNLVIKEVPYTNHKELYKEFYLLFNLNHSGIIKTYDFLFYPDYKSVLILEYLKGGSLRERIEKNNIKDLKKLVRNILDTLSYLEKNIIVHSDLKPENILFPSEESEYPVLSDFGLATHKKKSFSRGTPLYSAPEVLEGKNNTHKSDVFSLGVITFEILTGIKIDNYREYKSLFLDEGWKDKVKEEFWKEFLNITLNRDPEKRKSASWIMENIFNEKVFYTFDLEFIEKDREKIKKEILKEIKDKEREIILLKGEKGSGKTFFLKKIYSEIKEEINSLLIDGGKIPYLSFPEENLYTFITYHLLNIREKEKYLLVITDPLFHKKEFLNFLESLKEVKEFKNLIILIEEGSHILKGKEIILKKPSEERIYIYLENNPLTFEKPELLRNIIRIEKGNLKNIFSILKSSKNIEDIERKIKGEKLLSPEEEDLLSTLNIFGKLKIEETEKIFGYETIEKITKRGFIERSGEFSVPLIDLKKDIPYEKILKNLKDIKELSIEGKLIYTLAKLKNKDYSELYLIEEELENLYRVNPKILFEFFKRLSEDIELKRIPPRILKYYSYFLIGEGDKKFEEVLNLLKDISEKDYKLVYSYYCYIKGDFEKSYEILKDEDDKESLLLKGLALINTFKIKELEEVLKKYKRNFYDPRDFPNISMYYRIEGAYYEMKGDSTKAELSYKRAFYYSKKMGPTYRSYLYLLYYIEFLYLTGKKEKAIQYIQERFESFYKAARIFPYILLYFEFIKFRYYKDKKNLNFLTNIKKKLDIINKSLNLPIFEPYILSVEADYRRLIKEDPSQYYERAIELSEKYRIYTKLIDTLVEYLKYLRISENKKFDIFLKKMMENLNRVSNFLYRKKFMEEYLLFLALNRNLEEFKRIEKELMEYERKTENFERIKVLILFEYLLNIKNKEKLKEIKKEYENITFSSDYTDCFKNLFYFLESIKENKKIEAFEYLETFLKKSKNFLNNERFIKDFIIFFKLFFIVFEKSEITKLGFIPKLQNFITKLYETQEEEFLRKELSLIREELLSYVSFGKIIEDKKWKIFRNYLLYSLNYNKEEEFLKKTIEIIVKATEMERGMIFMKSEGEDKHLEIKVSYGLYKKDIGRDIIDISLSSVLNTTKKGIHFYVPDTLMDDSFKTKESVQKYRIRSIFCIPFFYEDKLLGAIYLDSKTKREFTSDDFEILNILTEIFSISYIRNKFIEKIEEEKITLEEKIRKIEKLGEIVGSRKFLERINDFIEKIKDLEKPIPILLIGETGTGKTLIAETIHKISIRKNRPIIFFSFNEVPETLAESELFGYKRGAFTGAFEDKIGLIEKANGGTIVLENIESIPLSLQDKLLRFLDTGKIRPLGSPVEKDIDVMVIATSLPEIEEKVERGEIRKDLYYRLKGYSLYISPLRERKDDLPYLVNHFLEEIKDRLKIKRKIKLSKEAWDCIYNYEWPGNVRELKYTLESAVLNLKEENIITPSNLKEEIRKYKTEKKFLSLEEMERNYIIEVLKSTNWNKSKAAKILKISRQNLIQKLKSYKILKI